The Limanda limanda chromosome 14, fLimLim1.1, whole genome shotgun sequence genomic interval ATGATGACAAATTCATAacccttcttttctcttccctcccgGACATGGACAGTCAATACCCTATTATAGGTGGCGATTTCAACCTTATTCAAGATCCTGTTCTAGATAAGTCCTCCGCTAGGCCCCTCACTTTGTCCAGTTCAGCTACTACATTGAAATCTTTTATGAACCAGCTTGGTCTTTATGATCCTTGGAGATCGCTTAATCCAACCACTAAGGCCTTTTCATTCTTCTCCCATGTCCATCGTACATGTTCTAGAATCGATTTATTTCTTGCCGATAACAGGCTACTGCATTGGGTCAACTCTGGCGAGTATCACAGTATAGTGATCTCAGACCATGCTCCTACGTATGTCACCCACAAGCTGTCCCTTTATGCCGACGATTTGTTATTATATGTGTCTAACCCAGCCTCATCCATCCCTGTTATCTCAGATATTTTAACCCAATTTGGCAGATACTCTGGTTACAAGTTCAATTTTAATTAAAGTGAACTTCTTCCTATAAATGATCTGTCCAAGAAGATGCCGCCAACCTCTTTCCCATTTAGAGTTGTTTCAGAGGGGTTTCGATATCTGGGCATATTTGTGACTGCATCTTTCAAGgacctttttaataaaaattttCGCCCTCTCATTGACAAGTGCAAGCTAGATCTGACTCGTtggtcctccctccctctctccctaaCTGGCAGAGTTAACCTGGTTAAGATGGTGATTCTCCCcaaatttctttatttgttcCAACACATTCCGATTTTTATTGGACGGTCCTTCTTTCAGCAACTGGACCGGACGATTTTGTCGTTTCTGTGGTTGAATAAGCCGCCCTGTACTAGAAAAGCTGTTCTACAACACCCCAAAAAGCAGGGCGGTCTTGCACTACCCAATCCTATCCAATACTTTTGGGCATGTAATATTAACAAAATCGGTCATTGGCTTGACAGAGGAGACGACGCAGGCCCATCATGGGCTCTGACAGAACTAGGGTCCTCAAAGTTTTCCTTACCGTCCCTCCTTACCGCGCGGCTCCCCCTCAAGATCCATAACGTCTCACAGAACCCTGTTGTTACTAACTCGCTGAAAATCTGGAATCAATTTCGTAAACATTATGGCTTGAATGAACCCTCAACTTTGGCCCCGGTTGTTAAAAACCATctgttccctccctcctcatctgACCCTACCTTTTATCTAGACCTAGACCTttacaaagaaaatacatttacatttacaggcACTTTGTCCAAACTGCCTATCCACACTTCCCCAACCACCCGCCCGGGTCTCTGATTGACTCTTTGCTCGTCCTCGATCCTGCTCAAAAGCGCTCCATCTCTGTGATTTACAATTCCATTGACTCCCTCAACCCTGACCAAACAACTCGTCTGAAGCAGACCTGGGAGCAGGAGATAGGAGTTCCAGTTTCAGACGACCAATGGGTCCAAATCCTTAAGCTGGTTCACACAAATGTTCGATTGGCGAAGATTTACCCAGGCACCAGTGACAGTTGTTATAGATGTAAGCAGTCGCCTGCTAATCACACACATATGTTTTGGTCCTGTTCGAACCTCACCAGCTTTTGGTGCCAAAtttgcatgcttctgcgttgtcaggggcccgcaagcacgTAGTTGTAAcacaggactcgttgtcattcatggttttccaaccgttgcgcgtgttgccatgcaattccccgccagaatactaggcggagtaatgttttttgtcgaagtcggctcttcttcgtgtgtggcacgaagacgagcgatttatttacatcgccacggcggctcctcagagcctttttctggcggaaaaatccaccggttagtgacgggttatactagtggtcatagtgtcggatctcttctgccaagtgctcttctatctggtccatattcgttcttcgaaatcttccgtggtttcagggcatgaaccggaaatgcgactccggaaatgatgtagttagcagaccaatcacagcccttgcgggcgggtgacgcttgcagggctttgccgtctagttagaaaaattggccgacgcacgtaaggacgtaagaagggatacgttaGCACGTAGGGGGCCTGgcagggctcttgcgcttccgggcccgtgaaaacgcagaagcatgctccggccttttgTCTCTCTGCATCGAAACGCCGGGTACTGGCCTTCACTACGccttattttgtttaaatggAAACAAGTTACTCCACCTTCACACAATAGCTGGCTTAGGGAGGTCCTCACACATATCAAACTTGAGAAGGTTAGATTCTCTCTGGCGGGTTCTGATAACGCTTTTAACAAAACCTGGCAGCCTTTCTTAGAGTACTTAGAACTACTATTCACCCAGAAAGTGActagatgcccccccccctcaacttCGTTCTATTTACTACTCTCTATTATCTCAACaactaatttttttttcattttttatgtaatgtaaagtatgtCATGGTTTAATTATGcagttattttacttttttcttgtcAGTGGGTGGGAAGGGTCAAGGGTTAATTGTGGTTCATAGAAGCCGTTCTGTCTCAGTTTAAGCTCATTGTTGTTATCATCATACATCGTGTAGGACATCCTTCCGCTATTTTCTACCTCTAAGAATTTTTGtatacactgtatgtgtgaattatTGCTGTATGTGAAcgaaaaaactactaaaaagatgtgtaaaaaaaaaaaaaaaaagactggtACTGGTACTGGCATGGTGCTTGCGTTCCGTGCTGTGGACGGATCCGGTcctgtctacatccaggacatggtcaaacctcACACCCCcgcccgttcactccgctctgcttcggccaatcggctcgttgctccttcactgctaaacattcatcaacatcacaactgtttgccgtcctggctcctaaatggtggaatgagatccccatcgacatccggacatcagacagtttacacatcttccgccgcaaactaaaaacatacctcttccaactgtaccttgaataaaaaaaataaaaaatactaacaagttagtagcacttaaatggcacttacctaTAGCACTTTGTGCTTTATTtctgaagaaattgtactttcttgattcttgttgttctgggtttgttccctcggggttgaatgcacttatgtgagtcgctttggataaaagcgtcagctaaatgaaatgtaatgtaatgaaaaaggttggtgacccctgctctAACTGaagaacagcgccccctgcagccacacatggtgAACTGGTCTCTGTGTCGGATGAAGTGAatcaaatccaccaaactgttcagaattcttcatgttttaacagtttcctgctgaatattggagatagactctggttgttaataacttcagagtgtttctaactgatctcagttcagaaGTTGTTCAGGTTAATTCCCAGATGATCCGAGTTCCCTGCCCCTGGTTACGACTTCTCGATAAAAGTGAATCCAGCTCCCGGCTTCAGCAGAagtttgttctctctgtgtttgataACTTCACAGAAACTGAAGGTGTCGTtcatctgttttaatgttgtctctTTTAAATCTTTGATTTCTAATGTTTTTCCTGATTTATCGTCTGCAGTTAAAACTCTGTTTATTTAAACCATGTGAAAACTgatccttgagcttctgtttGCAGGTTGATGGAAAACTTCACGTTGAACAGTGACACCCTGCAGCTGGAGGGGTTAAAGGTCACACAGGTTTCTGTCTAccccgtcttcttcttcttcttactctCCTACATCCTCATCATCTCAGCAAACATCGGCATCCTGGTGGTGATTTTCATAGATAAGAACCTTCACCAGCCCATGTACCTGCTCTTCTGTAACCTGCCCGTCAATGACATCGTGGGAAACTCCATCATGTTGCCTCGGTTGCTGTCAGACATCCTGCGTCCTCCCTCCGAGCGCCTCATCAGCTACTACGAGTGTGTGCTGCAGGCGTTCACCTCTCACATGTTCGGCACCACCTCTCACACGATACTGATGATCATGGCCTTTGACAGATACGTGGCCATCTGTAATCCTCTGCGTTACGCCACCATCATGACCAACAACATAGTGGTCAAGCTGACTGTGTCTGCCTGGGGCGTGGCCTTTGTTCTGGTGGGGATTCTGCTGGGTTTGACCATAAGACTGAACCGATGCAGGACAGTGATCACGAATCCTTACTGTGACAACGCCTCACTGTTCAAACTctcctgtgagagtgtgtttattaataACATCTACGGCCTCACGTTCACCGTGGTCCTGCTCTCTTCTTCTATCGGCAGCATAGTTCTCACCTACGCTAAGATCACAGTCGTGTGTGTGACCAGTAAGAGCAAGTCTCTGAACAGTAAGGCCCTGAAGACCTGCAGCACACACCTGACGGTGTATATGATCATGATCTTTAGTGGAATGTCTTTAATTACTCTGCATCGCTTCCCTCAGTTATCTGACTACAGGAAGCTGTCCGCCATTCTGTTTCACGTCATCCCCGGCAGCTTGAACCCCATCATCTACGGAGTCCAGTCCAAAGAGATACGAACGTTTCTGTCTAAACTGATTCAGTCCAGAAAAGTCTCATAATTCTCATATAAACACAGTGaagtttaaaatacattatattttagaGGAATATTTTTAGAGGAAACATGCGTCTTCTCTGTTtctatgttttcatcagtgaaccttttttttaaagtcataatgaatcaggaaataaatgattttaatcaacaaagtaaatcacattttcattgttttactgAGAAACTGCAGATTCAGTCTTTATTGAAGTAAATGTCAAAAGGTACATGTTACATTACGTTGTACTTATATGATGTATAGAAAATACATATCtgaaaatattgacatttattattattactgttataattatcatTAAGTACCAGAAATGTgaaagtgtaataataatattgtcttcACACCTCGACTCTTATTAAACTTCTAatcatgtttgtgtctccacATTGTccatctgatttatttcattctgattctaaagcagcagcttgtgATCGTAgaagcgtgtttgtgtgtgtgtgtgtgtgtgtgtgtgtgtgtgtgtgtctgctcactGATCCTGTAGAAACTGAAACTCTCTTTTTAAATCTCGAATAAAATcagatcaaatcaaagtttattgtcacatgcacccaTGTCAGCGTCAttagagcagtgaaattcttgtgacctggcaggcagaatctacgcagtagacaggctttacaaaataaaaaaataacattatatataacatataacgtagCAAAATGAATCAGCAGTttaccgggtgaaggagtggggaatattaaattaaataatatgaatatatgtcttgtaagtgtatttgtatgggtggtggagcagaatgtacatggtAACTGTTTAGAGGGTCAGTGCTGCCGATTCAGAAGCCTTACGGcctgggggaagaagctgtttgaGAGTCTGGTGCTCCGTGCTCGGATGCTCGGGTAGCGTTtgccagacggcagcagtgtgagaattccacagcctgggtggctgTGGTCCTTGATGATCTTCCGTGCTTTTCTCAGGCATCTTGTGCTGTAGATGCCTTGCACggaagggagatggcagccGATGATCCGCTCGGCtgtcttcaccaccctctgttaattgtaaaatatttgctCGCTTTAAGGTCAGACAATTTCATTTCCGTTTTTGtattacatgcttttattttgacagggtACCGGTAGAGACGCGGACTTCTTGTCATGAATTTGTAACTTCACAACAGAGAGTTTAGTGTTTTACAATGCTCCGAAGGGGCACAAGCTCTCACGGTGATGTTTAGGGAAGGCTCTCTGCTCTAGGTTTTGCATTCTTTGCCACTTGTCCCTTCGTGTTTTCAGCGGCATTGCTGCTGCGCCTCAACCCCGACTccattgtttgagttttcaaggCGGCAGTGATGAGAGGTGATGACAGGTGGCGTGTGCCAGGTTGGGTCAAACCATCGGCATGGGGGAGACGCAGGATTTTTAGGATAATGAAATTGAATAGCctactgaatataaaattcaGTTCATGAacttacatttatattttattgaatatttattaaataacagtttttaaaggatttttgaatggatgctaattttaaatatatgaaaaaaaatctcagGTACCCCCTGGAGTACGTTCAAGTACCCCCAGGGGTACGCGTACCCCCttttgagaaccactggtgtagaggttggcaaaattcacttgcaacattaatgaaagaacatttgtgaaagaaaacatttattatgaacatatcaaagtataaaaacacaaattactaacaaaacttactaactaacaaagatgtgtatgtatgtgtgtgtgtgtgtgtgtgtgtgtgtgaaggaggggctctcaaaatggtggttgacCAAAAGAGTAACACATTCCTAATTGCTAATTAGAGTGAAAGGGTCAGAGAGATCCTGTGAAGAGCgtatctaacatttaactttcatttaacttgtaaccacaataacacaacacgtATCAAatttataaacaccacacagaatcacatAAACAGCCGTGCTTTGTCTAgtatcattattaagcccagtatgttaccagtccttagaaagggagaaagCTGCTGTGCAGTTTGCCGTTCGTCCTGGCTTTGTGTGAATTCTTCGGTTGGTCGTAAGgtttctgttgagctgtggggcTCCGTTGCTTGTTGAATTTCTTGACTGCAGGAGACCGAGTCTCTGCTAGGAGTTTGTAGAGCTTGAAGGGAgcggaggtttccttgagaaggtgagctggaagctagaccttAGCGCTCCCCTTGCAGATTAAAAAAGAAGGGTTGAGCTGGAGATATCCGGTTTCTCCTCTCGTCGATGCAGGAAGAAAGGCCGGCAGCCACGCTCCTTGGAGGGGTTgatggaaaagaggaagaattgGGGCAGACCTTGGTCTTATATAGGCCCTGTGACCTCACGGGTcatgggccagagtgaccaataagAGGTGAGCATTGTGACTTTTCACACCTATGTGTGAAGttgctgaaacaaaaagaacctgttgccccctgggagactgagttccttggTTTTTCAGAACAATAGAACCTGTGGCAtcttgggagattgagttcaCTCCAGAAGAGGCGGCATGCTTGTTTCAAGCTTTGACCACACATGTAGGCCGAAAAGGGAGGCCTATGGTGTCTTAACCTTTGTGTCGTGTTCGGGTCAAATCTGACCGATTTCCATTTCGATCAAtcataaatattgtgttttacattttattgtctcAAGGGCTTATGATATCCTCCACACTAGGCATTTGAACATTTACAATTGCTGATCACTACTTTCATTGAATTTTTAGTTGTTTAGTCAACTTTGTAACACCTGTGGTGTTCCCGGTCAAAAATGACCGCCATAGGAAATGAATGGGTGACCCTAGATTGTGTTCATTCATCAGATAGTACACAACCAcaaatccaccaccaccaccacacgcacacacaaacacacctacacgcacacacacacaaacacacctacacgcacacacacacacatgcacgcacgcacatacacgcacgcacacgcacacacacacacactccaccccaCGTGAACCCCTTTCAGACTGACCATGTGTCCTCTCTTTCCCGTGCTTATGTGCCTGTCCCCCTACGTGAACCACACCTTCCAGACTAAACGTGTAACACTTCAAAGTTACCAATTAGGTGTTTGTTATGGGAACCTGGCTCTTTCCCGGGCTAATGTGTCCATCCCCCCACGTGAACCACACTTTCGATACAAAACGTATGATATCTTCTCACAGATCCCCTATATATAGCTTGCTTGTGCATTGCTCTTATTTTACTCTGGACACAATGAGTCGGCGCCCGATCAGACGTTTTTCTGTCAGAGAGGctcttgaccttttttttcaaactgatgaagacGGGATTGGAGTTGAACCAGAAATAGAGGAGGATGTTTCAGAAATAGAAGACAACGATCCTGATTTTGATCCAGACCATCATGAGACCGAACAGTCAACATATGGCGAGGAAGAGGCCCCTGAGGAAGAGGCACCTGGGGAAGAGGCCCCTGTGGAAGACACACCTGAGGTGACATTCCAGTCCAAGGATGGCAACTTGCTCTGGTATTCATCCCCCcaggacagaggaggcagaacaagagGGGATTTTGGAATACAACTTTCAATTTCTGTGTCTATTCACTGCAGTTATTCATGTAACCAGTAGTCTGAGACATTGTTTACAGGTTAAAAGGGAGTTAAATACAATTTGGTGACGATCAATggtttttgtgttaatgtaaggGCAGTTAAAACAGGCCGGTCAAATTTGACCGGGAGCACCAAAGTAAGGGGGGAGAAACGAACACGACACAAAGGTTAAAAACCGTGTCCCAACATTAATGTTAAAGTTaagtatgagaacaagttaaagtacagtgCATAGTATGTCACATATTTCACAGTCTCACAACACGCAGCTGATCTTATCAGACCTTTTagagacaggtgtgagactaaacaacaatgtgacgcacacacattctaatTTCAAGATTAACACTACGGAGCAAAGGTTATTTATGAATCATTTGTTTAAAGGCCATTTATCTGGCCCAAACTGTTCATGCCCCCCCTCctgctttattgttttaaagtttcagtTCTAATGCcattttcacacacatacagagagaagCTAAAATCTTAAATCTCAACAGAGTCCAGTGTGGCCTGAACGACAAACACCCTCCAGTGTGTGTTCGAACCCGAGCTGTAGTGCAGTGTCGGTTCCCTCTGGCCACACTTTAACTGTCCTCACTGTGGGTTTTACACGTTTCATGAGTGGTGTGTATTTGGGGAGTAGGAACAAAGAGAGGTGGTCAGACTTGCTGGTGTAAACATGGTCCAAAGTCTTGactcctctttctcttgtttacactcacacatcagactcactttcatcaagctgctgctttcaggtaGAAAAGTTTAAACGTGAACTCTGATGTTGTTCAGGTTAATTCCCAGATGATCCGAGTTCCCTGCCCCTGGTTACGACTTCCCTATAAAAGTGAATCCAGCTCCTGGCTTCAGCAGAagtttgttctctctgtgtttgataacttcacagaaactgaaggtgatgttcatctgttttaatgttgtctctTTTAAATCTTTGATTTCTAATGTTTTTCCTGATTTATCGTCTGCAGTTAAAACTCTGTTTATTTAAACTATGTGAAAACTGATCCGTGAGCTTCTGTTTGCAGGTTGATGGAAAACTTCACGTTGAACAGTGACACCCTGCAGCTGGAGGGGTTAAAGGTCACACAGGTTTCTGTCTAccccgtcttcttcttcttcttactctCCTACATCCTCATCATGTTATTAAACATCGGCATCCTGGTGGTGATTTTCATAGATAAGAACCTTCACCAGCCCATGTACCTGCTCTTCTGTAACCTGCCCGTCAATGACATCGTGGGAAACTCCATCATGTTGCCCCGGTTGCTGTCAGACATCCTGCGTCCTCCCTCCGAGCGCCTCATCAGCTACTACGAGTGTGTGCTGCAGGCGTTCACCACGCACATGTTCGGCGCCACCTCTCACACGATACTGATGATCATGGCCTTTGACAGATACGTGGCCATCTGTAATCCTCTGCGTTACGCCACCATCATGACCAACAACATAGTGGTCAAGCTGACTGTGTCTGCCTGGGGCGTTGCCTTTGTTCTGGTGGGGATTCTGTTGGGTTTGACCATAAGACTGAACCGATGCAGGACAGTGATCATGAATCCTTACTGTGACAACGCCTCGCTGTTCAAACTctcctgtgagagtgtgtttattaataACATCTACGGCCTCACGTTCACCGTGGTCCTGCTCTCTTCTTCTATCGGCAGCATAGTTCTCACCTACGCTAAGATCACAGTCGTGTGTGTGACCAGTAAGAGCAAGTCTCTGAACAGTAAGGCCCTGAAGACCTGCAGCACCCACCTGATGTCGTATATGATCATGCTGTGTAGtggatttattgtcattattctGCATCGCTTCCCTCAGTACTCTGACTACAGGAAGCTGTCCGCCATTCTGTTTCACGTCATCCCCGGCAGCTTGAACCCCGTAATCTACGGAGTCCAGTCCAAAGAGATACGAACGTTTCTGTCTAAACTGATTCAGTCCAGAAAAGTCTCATAATTCTCATATAAACACAGTGaagtttaaaatacattatattttagaGGAATATTTTTAGAGGAAACATGCGTCTTCTCtggttttatgttttcatcagtgaaccttttttttaaagtcataatgaatcaggaaataaatgattttaatcaacaaagtaaatcacattttcattgttttactgAGAAACTGCAGATTCATTCTTTATTGAAGTAAATTTCAAAAGGTACATGTTACATTACGTTGTACTTATATGATGTATAGAAAATACATATCtgaaaatattgacatttattattattactgttataattatcatTAAGTACCAGAAGTGTgaaagtgtaataataatattgtcttcACACCTCGACTCTTATTAAACTTCTAatcatgtttgtgtctccacATTGTccatctgatttatttcattctgatTCTAAAGCAGCAGCTCGTGATCGTAgaagcgtgtttgtgtgtgtgtgtgtgtgtgtgtgtgtgtgtgtgtgtgtgtctgctcactGATCCTGTAGAAACTGAAACTCTCTTTTTAAATCTCGAATAAAATcagatcaaatcaaagtttattgtcacatgcacccaTGTCAGCGTCAttagagcagtgaaattcttgtgacctggcaggcagaatctacgcagtagacaggctttacaaaataaaaaaataacattatatataacatataacatataacatataacgtagCAAAATGAATCAGCAGTttaccgggtgaaggagtggggaatattaaattaaataatatgaatatatgtgtagtaagtgtatttgtatgggtggtggagcagaatgtacatggtAACTGTTTAGAGGGTCAGTGCTGCTGATTCAGAAGCCTTACGGcctgggggaagaagctgtttgaGAGTCTGGTGCTCCGTGCTCGGATGCTCGGGTAGC includes:
- the LOC133019561 gene encoding olfactory receptor 8G17-like; the encoded protein is MENFTLNSDTLQLEGLKVTQVSVYPVFFFFLLSYILIISANIGILVVIFIDKNLHQPMYLLFCNLPVNDIVGNSIMLPRLLSDILRPPSERLISYYECVLQAFTSHMFGTTSHTILMIMAFDRYVAICNPLRYATIMTNNIVVKLTVSAWGVAFVLVGILLGLTIRLNRCRTVITNPYCDNASLFKLSCESVFINNIYGLTFTVVLLSSSIGSIVLTYAKITVVCVTSKSKSLNSKALKTCSTHLTVYMIMIFSGMSLITLHRFPQLSDYRKLSAILFHVIPGSLNPIIYGVQSKEIRTFLSKLIQSRKVS
- the LOC133019588 gene encoding olfactory receptor 8G17-like, with the protein product MENFTLNSDTLQLEGLKVTQVSVYPVFFFFLLSYILIMLLNIGILVVIFIDKNLHQPMYLLFCNLPVNDIVGNSIMLPRLLSDILRPPSERLISYYECVLQAFTTHMFGATSHTILMIMAFDRYVAICNPLRYATIMTNNIVVKLTVSAWGVAFVLVGILLGLTIRLNRCRTVIMNPYCDNASLFKLSCESVFINNIYGLTFTVVLLSSSIGSIVLTYAKITVVCVTSKSKSLNSKALKTCSTHLMSYMIMLCSGFIVIILHRFPQYSDYRKLSAILFHVIPGSLNPVIYGVQSKEIRTFLSKLIQSRKVS